One Tachysurus vachellii isolate PV-2020 chromosome 5, HZAU_Pvac_v1, whole genome shotgun sequence genomic window, GTGAACAGGCAGCTTTAAATTCCCCCAGATTCGATGAGTCGAATGAGTCGATTCCGACGGCAAcgattcattttttcatttgagGATAACGTTGAGCTACAATATGAAGCAATACGATTTTAGATTATAAGTATGAGAAATATCTGACTTTAACACGGTGACACGGTGTATTTATCAGATAGTTTACACagcactgctgccacataatcataaaaacacaatatacacaaacaatattaaaataaccaaacatacacatacatagtaCAACATAAAGCAAAGTTGTTTTAATTGCCTGTTTTTTGTAATTGCCTGACACCCCAAATGATGCCTTTGGAGTTTCTAAAGTCCTAAATAACACAAACCAGGATCAGATGATGCCAAGACTTCAAAGGCTTAACTATTGTTTAGGAAccgaacattttattttggcaAATGGTCATTTATCAACGTTTACTcaataagtaattaaatataaGTAACGATCTttacacatattttatataccagctcacaaacacactgagatgagatgagataaagGGACATagagtatgtgtctgtgttaaaTTAGACCATATGCCATGTGTGCTCCCGTGTCACTGAGATCGTTTGGGGTTGGAAATGCACTTTTTGAGGTCATACTTTGCTTTGGAGCATAAAGTCTGTGAGATGTTCAGATGAAGGCTGAGCTTCAGTCTGAATGAAATAAGAGAGTCTAGGAGTTGGGATGCAGGAATTCCTGTACGAGGTCTCTGTCTTTTCTCCGCCGCTTACGTACTAGTTCAGGAAAGTAAGCATTGTTGTAGGCTCTGTCCCTCTCCTCCGGCTCCTTCTGTTCATCCTTGGCTCCTCCCACTCCGTTCCTCTGGTCCAGCAGGACCTGAGCACGTCTCCTCTCTTCAGCTTCCCTCCGCAGTCGCTCCGCACGCAGTTGCTCCTTCGAGCTGAACAACAGGCAgcaggttgatttatttttactcacGGTTCATTTGGCAACAGTTCACtctttcttctgcttttgtttatctgtccgtctgtctgtctatctgtgtgtgtgtgtgtgtgtgtattcacctGGCTGTTTTTCACCCCGTTAGATATGTTTTAATCAATTTTCTATCTGTTGGTCTATTTATATCTTTCCCACTATTGATCTAAGCATATGATGGTCTATTTATCAAAATATACACCTGCCTGTATGTTTACTCGTTCATCTTTGTATCTTTTTTATCCAAACATTCATCCATCTCTGTGTATTTgggtgtctatctatctatctatctatctatctatctatctatctatctatctatctatctatctatctatccacccaccTGTATATCCATACACCTATCTGTCCATATGTGTCTATTATCCATCCACCTGTCtgttctgtccatccatccgttaTCAGTCGGTCCATCTATCTATTCGCTCGTATATAtgctctgtctgtttgtcctgTGTCCACAAGTCTGTCATATACCCatccatgtgtctgtctgtccatcttcGATCTGTACatctattcatctatccatccacctgtCTGTCCACTTATCCAAAAAATGCTCTGatgtttaaatgaactgaaCCAGTAAAGACGTCTCCTCACCTCCCTGCACTCATCTTCTCTACTTTATCCCTCTTCTTGTGCTTCTTCTCCTTTCTGTCTTTCACTGCCAGAGCTTTCTTGATGTCCTTCAGAGGGTCCAGATTGTCCTACACAGGCACGAGAAGACACATTTTCCACTTACACAGCACAAATATAAGTATAAAGGAAAGGttatcaatattaatattatacaataccTTTAACTTCttgtctttcttctctctctcctcttcactTATACCCTTCCTTTTGCCcttgtcttctctctctttctccttctgtctctctttgtctctttctctctccttcagataccagggtgtggcctctgtcccAGGGGTGGGGCCAAGAGAGACCAAAAGACCAATCGCACGCTCCTGTTTCTCCTAATCATCAAGCAAATGATGAAGAGTTAATCAGCtgcacaacagtgtgtgtgtgtgtgtgtgtgtgtgtgcgtgcttcaGAAATGCTGTTATTGTTTAATAGGCAGGACATG contains:
- the leng1 gene encoding leukocyte receptor cluster member 1, with translation MNILPKKSWHVRNKDNIARVRKDEQRAAEEEKEVRRRAERAEQEARTDYLRRKSRVAIEHTAGPQDEVETSRQTGGSEHLNLFSLEDSSEKKGNVEYIREKKEEKEKQERAIGLLVSLGPTPGTEATPWYLKERERDKERQKEKEREDKGKRKGISEEEREKKDKKLKDNLDPLKDIKKALAVKDRKEKKHKKRDKVEKMSAGSSKEQLRAERLRREAEERRRAQVLLDQRNGVGGAKDEQKEPEERDRAYNNAYFPELVRKRRRKDRDLVQEFLHPNS